The segment TCcacttattaaaaataaaaccatttattttaaaaataaatccttATGCCAAATAAAAGCTAACCTATTTTTTGGAGATTGTAATAATGTAATTATTCTTAATGgctgataataataataattaaaacagaAGTCCGGTCCAGTCCTCTTATTTTGTCTCTCCCTCCCTCGTTCACTCTCAGCTTAGTCTCACCTTCTCACTCACAGCACCAATTTAGGGCTTTTTTGGTCTCTCCTTTCACTTCCGCACCCTCTCTGTGTCTCTAATcttgctctctctttctttcctcctttttgGTTTGCACTCTCTTCAAGTCTAATCTTTGTGAAGAAGCTGAAATTTTCTGAAGAAAGGTATTTTTTGAAATGTTTAGATTTTCTCAAGTActtcaaataatttatttatatcatttttaaatttaaaatttatatatagtttgacattttgattttttggaaaaaaaaaatctatatatatatatattaaagaaaaatataaacaaatgcAATATCTTTgatgatttattaataataattatttctaaaatgtatctcttaatttatataaagtattaggatttttttattatcttttttttatattatatttttgtcgTATTAATTATTTCTACTTATATTTATGTTgacatttttaatatatgtgtCTATCTTTGTCATAGATGTTGATGAATGTCGCAATATAAAGACTCCAAAACTTGGTAGACTTAACAATAATGGACTGCAATTGAGTAGATGAGATATTTGCaatctattttctatttaatcTCTCTTCCTCAACTCCAACTGATAACCCACCGCTACTCGAGGAGACCCGACTCACCCAAACCGATTCCTCTCCCCGATTATCTACGGGTTCAATTCTTGGGCACAAACCCAACTCATGGACAACCCCACAACCTCCAATCATGTCAGAAGGCAACTCTTGTAAGACTTAATGAGTGAATACTACTTAAAAAGTTGACGAAATTGGATCATGATATGGATGCATGACTTATTGTAATAGTTAAATTGAAGATACTTTCTCTAATCGTGtcaacaattattttatgaatatatatatatatatatatatatatatatatatatatatatatatatatatattactaacgAGGGTATCTAGAACTCTTCGAACACCTGACTATTTTCATCGGTGTGTGTTATTCTCGGTTCATACATAACAAGTAATTATAGGCTGAAATCTTTGACGGTGGTTCAAATATGCTCTTTTTGGTTTCAAATTTAGGACCTCTAttataaacatatattaatGATATGGGAAAGCTtgaaattatgtatatatataatctatgaATTAACTGCCTTCTTTAGTCACATTGTACATATACTAACTGCAAGCTAACCATGGTAAGCGGTATAAGCCCAACTGAAGTGATTGCCATGACAAGGAAATAAAAGATAAACCCAGTCAATGTAAAGAGcaatttagtaaaaataaatattataaatcatTTCATACACCAAATAATGCCTTGCcttagttctctctctctctctctgacacacacacacgcacacctCCCTATCAATGACCTTTCATAGATTGAGAACTATGTGCATTGGTTactgacttttttattttataaagcaTGTGAATCAGACTAGTAGTTACATTTCATTAGAGGGGTTGTGAAAACAATCATGTAATAGATAACTTTcatatttgttagtttgttttATGCAAGTTATGACCATATCAGAtctactcttttttctttttctttttggtgacTATTTTTTAATGGATGTAGGTGAATTCCAACTATGACTATGTAGATGTGAATGATTCTGATGAAGAATTGGACATGGCATCAATGGTAACTACTCCCGAAGGTTCATAATCACTAGCTGcatataaattcataattttgaaTTGTGCATGTATTTTCTCTAtgaatttgttgtgttttaaCTAGTATTTATGTTAGAGTTTTCTTGCCCTTGCTAGTTTCCCTTTTcaaatctaaaattatgtattGAGCTCAAATAGAGCAGTTTTAGTAGAATTTGAGAGAAatacctcctttttttttctttttttttttataagagggAGAATGAGAATCAAGCAATCAAATTGAATGGAGAAACAAATTTATCTGTAGTGATGAAGCGTATATTACACTCTTATTGGTCTTTGCAAGTGATCTTTAATTACCAGCAATTGTATGAGGGGCTGCACAGCAATTTTGCTGTTGTCCTTCTCGAATTATAAATGCTTGATGGATATCTATATCCAATTCCAGGTGAGACTTGGCTTTAGCTTACTAATTAGGGGTAAAGCAAGCAGAATTTCCTAGTTGGTTTCAGTATGTAACATACTAACATGTTCCAAAAGAAATGGCCCAAGTCAGTATATCATACGTAAAAGTAGAAAGAACCACATTGACACTTGGTAGCTTTAGAAGTTTAAACTAGCGGTAGATATTCCATAGAGCTGAGGAAGTTTAGAAAACATGCTCAAATTTGCGCTTGTGATAGGCTAGAATTTGATTATACCAAACTTGGGACCAATTTGAAGCCTGAGCATCACAAGAATACTGTGAAACCCAGCACTCTTCTCTAAAATCAAACTTTGAAGGCCACGACCATTTGAGCAAAACCATTAGTTGCCCTTTAAATATTGCCTCAGAATAGCTGTGTCATTATGACATCGATCACATATCGGACTTATCCTTCAATCAATTTGGCTCATACCATTGACATAAGCATCAATATCATAGAGATAGCAATAACTTTCTTTTCCATATAAGTAAATTTTAAATCCAATGTGAGACACTTGCATGCTAATAACAACATAAATAATTTGCATTTCAACTTTATTGATACTAATAGTCATAGAAACTTCTTTTTCTGAAAATTATGTCATCTGGAGGTAGCCATTCTTTATTTTCCGTGTTGTGATCCTGCTTCAGCAAGCCTTTTATGCATGGATAAAACTTTAGCTGCACTGCATAGATAAGTAGAAACATGCAAAATCAGCACATATGATATGATGCTAAGTTTCTGAAGATTCAAATACTACGAGAATAGTGACATACCTGCTGAGAGCCTCTCTATTTGTACCTTGATTAGTAGGCTCAAGAATTCCAGTATCCAAATTCACCCTCGAAACTGGTTTATCTAATAATTCCTCTCCAACTTTCACAAGATTATCCAAGTTTTCTTTGGTGGCAATATCCACAGAAGAAATTGTTCTGTTTAATGTATCATCCTGCACTTGTTTTATGTGGTAGGTTAGAAtgtagataaataaataaataaataaatatatatatatatatatatagataaaattaaatttctcaagcttttaaaatctttttttttttccctcttttgacATAATTTGTGGCTATATGACAAATGAATGATTAGTAAATACCTGAATTCGAAGATAATATTGTTGAGACTGAAAGATTTGAAGGTCAGTCCAAATATCAAGGTCCATTATGTCTTTCTTAGCTTCCATAAGTGTATCCTCTAATGGACTTTCACCCTTATGGGTCAACCATTGCTGCAAAGCCCACTTAGCCACTTCATTGGCATCATaggtattttctattttttgtgaaCCAGTTCCTAAGGAAACAACTAGAAAACGAACATTGGTGATTACTTTGCTAggaatgatttctttttttgcttctcCAATAGCAAGCTTTGTCTGCAAAGAACAAATacaaatgaataaatatttttattgctagttttgaaaactcaaaaattaaaattaaatctttCAAATTACCGGATTGTCATCACCAACACCACCATCAATTAGATTAAATTCCCTCACTCCCATTTTGGGATCATTGGTTTCAAAATAGTAAGCTGGAAGAAATGTTGGAGCAGCTGAAGTTCCTATGCATATATCTGAGAGCAAGGCATCCATGCTAGGATTCTTCTTCACCTTATAACCATGAAAAAAGACATTGTTAATATAGACATTGTTAAAAGACATTACATtcaaattaaacatgaaaagaacaataataattgtaataaaaaaaattaaaattttaatgatataGACTAACTTTGTAACTAGAGAAGATAGTAGTTTGTCTTAGCTTGATATCATAGGTTGGAATCACTACATTTGTTAATGTCTGGTGTAAATGGGTATCTCCTAACTTTTCTTTGAGGATTTTATGTAAATATTGACCGTCATATTCTGGACCAGTCAAAATTTTGACCATCTCTATGGCTTCAGTAATTACCCTATTACACAAGGAAATATATAGAAGATTAGATTAATAactttatatgtgtgtgtgagagaaaaaataataaaaaaaatataacttaattaacattattttctataaaaaaaaaaaaaagaaagacaaaacaaGCAAACCCCATAACATTAGTGGCATAGGTGTTGATGGTTGATATTTTATCATCAAGATTTACCTGTTATGTTGAGGGAAGATTTTAGGGCAGTGATCAAGATAGAAGTTCTTGATATCTTTTGCAGCAAACAAAGGGCGATTGTTTTCATTTGGGGCAGTTAGCATGCAAGTCACAAGTCCACCAGTGCTAGTCCCAGCAATTATATCAAAATAGTCAGCAATTCTTGCTTCCGGCCCATCCAGTTTCTGAACATAAGTTACATAagcaattgaatttttttttttttttttttaacaaaaagaagaaaacattaaaaatagcCTACTTTAAGAAGCCTTCTTTAGTCTATAATGCCGATCAATTTCTTAGGGACTGAACTTTGGTATTTAAAAACaggttaagttttttttttttttttttttttttttttttttttttttttttcttgagagagagagagagagagagagagagagagaatataaaCAGGTTAAGTTAAACACAAAAGagatagttaaaaaaaaaaagtgacatatatatagagagagatgattttgaCTTATAGGTATATTCGGTAAGGGGTAAATTGAACTTTATTCACACAccaaaaagcaaagaaaaaaaaaatgaatcaattGAACTTTTACAACACCCTATACTATTGTCTACCATAACCACTAAAAATTGTACCAAATAAATACTAGGAACTGAGGGAAGACAGTTGACATATTGACGAGTTAATTATCTAACCCATCTAAATCCTAGTAGACCAActttgagtttttttaaaaagtttgggGTAACAGTTTAAAATTTGATAGGGTAGAACAGATTTGAGTTTTCTAAAACAATAATTGTAggttacataattttttacaatCTTTTTCACAACTATTTAGTTAAAGTATCATGATTGATTAAGCTTGTATCAAATCGAAACCActttaataatctatttaattCTCTGAAATCATTACAAAGAAAGTCATtggtctatttttttttttaaaccaagtCTAACttagtctcaaaattttaagtttgattagttaaactattatataattaaaagagATATAAATTACCTGAATTTCGGATTCTAGGAACTCAATCATAATGCTTGGAATTATCCCTCTTATTCCTCCTCCATCAATGCTAAGAATGGTGATTAGATCTCCATATTCTTCAGGATTAATTTCAAAAAGGGGTTGTGTTTGATCCATTGCAACAATACAATGAAAATATCGGGTATTAAACGTTATGTGTATGAGAGGTATCAAAGGCTGTGTACGTATGAGAATAGACTGTAAAGAATACTTAATAATGTAACTGTGTGCTTGAAGGTCCTCCTATATATACTAGTAATAATTGTACGTCGGTAATAAATTTTTAGCTATGCGTATGACATTATTACAACTTCTTGTAATATTGTCACATGGATATCAATGTTACAACATATTGTAATGTTGTCATGcttatctgaaaaaaaaaaaaaagctattgaaTATTAAGGtagaaaaaagagagtgatGAAAAGAGATATGCATTACAACGTACTGTTTGTTAATTAacctagaaaagaaaaacttggtttataattttgtgtgttttctaGCTTTAAAAGGATTCCTATATTTAATTGGAAAGCCTGACCCATAAGGCAGTGGCATCCCAACAGGCCCACTTTCAATCCTGAAGCCCAACTCACCCATGGCCCAATGTGAATTCTCGGTCGTGACAATCAGGCAAATATGGATGGCAATCAAATTGGACAAATTCGCATCACCCATCTAGTTAGACAATCATTCATGCGTTTTCAAATTTAATATCATTGAGCATGAGGAGTATTGAGCTAATTAAGATTATAGTTATTAAATCTAGACCGACCAAAACGATTGGATTgatgaattgataatttggtaCTTAAATTGGTCCGGGTTTTTAACTGGACCATTTAAGCATATTATCAAGTCAAATCCAATGAATTCTTTAGAACTCCTTTAGATGGATTCTCAAAAATGTTCAGATTTTCTCAAgtaattcaaataatttatttatataatttttaaatttaaaatttataaatagtttgacattttggttttttggaaaaagaaattttcaatattaaagaaaaatataaacaaatgcAATATCTTTgatgatttattaataataattgtggggcccggcccaaaacaaTGGGCTACCTAAACACAGGCCCGTCCGAAAAgcatcatgtccgaggagaagtcatagccaaaacgttattcaagcccaactacggtaaaagaaacctgtccgaagAGTAACATCTCCTCGGACGCTACGAAATCCAGGCCAAGAGCTCGCCCCTACCACTGcagctcatcctccaagcatataaaaagaataaaacccaaaatatctcatggaaagctgctaccgccacattaaatgtgccacaaccaccctcttggccgcattaatgaggaaaagacccctgaacagtactgccttggccactgcaactcacaaggggatgataaaggtgtctgataggacaggtgctcaagtgggggcttagatgatcaacaagtgtaaggttcggATAGGAATaatagagctatataatgtaatagagtccctcaaagaaatGGACGGAAAAAACTGTATTCATCACTCAAGAAATAAAATCTTCTGGGGAgtatccattctggtgtttttatccCTGCAACAACATTCTCCATACCTAAGGCCGACCAGGTTCACTGAGGTTAAGTTCTttcacccatcctctacaaacatttattgtgtgttgcgctttgggccaaggcctgatcaaaagagtttgggccaggaaaatcgtgcaactacaataattatttctaaaatgtatctcttaatttatataaagtattaggttttttttttttatatttttttttcattatatttttgtcGTATTAATTATTTCTACTTATATTTGTGTTGACATTTTAAATATATGTCTATCTTTGTCATagttgtgtgtgtatatatataaaaatatatatttatttctttaataaGTTAGAGCCCATTTGGGATGTGATGCaagttttagtttatttgagtttttaacttttctttttggtattatttatgaatCCTATTATACTATTTAgctagtttttaactttttttttctacattttcggtaaaaagttttcagttttaactaaataaactCAATATTCTTATATGTCAAATAACCTTATAGctaggtattttttttaatactgacTATAGTCTATATCTATTTACATACTGTAATTTAAAAGGGTTGAGGAATTCCAATGTAGGAGAGGGAGTGTTGAAGAGCCTGAATTTCtaatttataatcaaatttgtcATTCACAATATAAGATGATGACCGATCTCTCAAGGTCACCCTAGTTACAAAAGAGACTAACATTTTTAGGCAAAGTATTAAAGTTCCATGCACCTAAACAAACCAATTCAACTAGTTacttcattttatatatatatatatatatatatatatatataaaaattacgTGATAGATTGTGATATCatgtttaacattttttttttcaattttagttattaGTAGGTAGcgctttttttttaatggaagaaGGGGTTAGTAGGTAGCTTTCATCTTCAAGTTGGGACCACTGCATTTTTTTACATTACACCAACTCTATTGAACATGTCACTCCAATGGATGACTAGTCTTCTTATATGTGGATGAAACCAATGTGTAAGGCATTTTTTCCCTTTGATATTGGCATACATTCTAAAGGGTCGGTAAAAACCTTCAATCATGCAAGAAAGTCTCTCTTGTAAGAACTTAATGAGTGAATACCGCATAAAAAGTTGGTAGGACCAATTTTTGCAAAAAGTATAAAACTATATCATATGGTATTTATTCACTGCGCCATTACATGAATGCATGACTTAGTACAATAAATAGACAAGTTACTTTCTCTGATCTTGCCACCAATTATTTGTGGAATAAATTCTTTTACTAATGAGGGTGTTTAGTCAGTTTAGAGCTCTTCTACCAATTGATCGTTCTTTTAGGTGTGTTATTTTTAGTCCACACTCACCAGTTAATTACAAAGAGAAATCTCTTAACCATAGCCCAAGATGTTCATTTTTCGTTTCAAAACCAAGACGTTCGCTTTTTGTATCAAAACCAAGACCTCAATTTGAAACATATATTAATGATACAGTGTCACCTCAAATCTACATATATAATAACATAATATGGGAAAGATTGGaattatgtgtatatatataaaagataggAATTAACTGCCTTCGATAGGCAGATTGTACATATACTAACACACTGCAAGCTCTTGTATTATGAGCTATGACACTAGAATTGATACTCAAATGACACACAAGTTACAATATTAGTGCTTCAAAAGAGAATCAGCTTCGCACTGGGGTCTTCCTAGCTTGAGCCTCATCAGCCGCAgtaaattttgtaacaaaactCATTCACCAATATATGGCACGCACAGACAATAATACTACTAACATATATATGGTACCAACCTAAGTAGAGTATCAAAATTGTGGAAGGCAAAAACGTGTTGAGGTCCAGCAAAAACCTTAGGTGACTACTACAGCAGGAGAAGCATTAACATGTAAGCATGATTCACTGGCTTGCCTAAACGACAAGGTTGGAAGTTTGTTTATGAATTCATCATCAGGACTAGACGACCTCTCACTTGAACCTGACCATTTCATTTGCATGAAGCTTCTCTTTCTCCAAGGACCCATatggattttcttttccttcatcgACTTCTTGGCTGCATCACACAGAACTCGAACAATGGCATTGAGGTAGTCAGGTTTCCCTATGAAATATTCTGGTAACTGGCTTGTAAGTTTGTGGTACTCATCACATGCTTTTGCAATCTTGAATTGGTCACGGAACTCCAACTCAATCAGGAATGCTATTTGCTTCTTTCGAGAGGCTGTGCTTGCTATCACTTCTATATACTCATGTGAACCTAtattccaagaaaaaaaaacaatcaatataagattttgaaaatttgcaatAGTTACCATGTCAAAGGTTATTATTGCTAGGATTGTATTCAACTATTCTTTATTACTTTCGTAATAAAACAGATAAAACTTAGGTAACTATCACTAAGTAGTGTACTTTAAGTTTGATTGTATTGAGCAATAAATCAAAtccttaaatttaattgttcttaaaaaaaataacactattTTTTACT is part of the Quercus robur chromosome 9, dhQueRobu3.1, whole genome shotgun sequence genome and harbors:
- the LOC126699786 gene encoding patatin-like protein 2 → MDQTQPLFEINPEEYGDLITILSIDGGGIRGIIPSIMIEFLESEIQKLDGPEARIADYFDIIAGTSTGGLVTCMLTAPNENNRPLFAAKDIKNFYLDHCPKIFPQHNRVITEAIEMVKILTGPEYDGQYLHKILKEKLGDTHLHQTLTNVVIPTYDIKLRQTTIFSSYKVKKNPSMDALLSDICIGTSAAPTFLPAYYFETNDPKMGVREFNLIDGGVGDDNPTKLAIGEAKKEIIPSKVITNVRFLVVSLGTGSQKIENTYDANEVAKWALQQWLTHKGESPLEDTLMEAKKDIMDLDIWTDLQIFQSQQYYLRIQDDTLNRTISSVDIATKENLDNLVKVGEELLDKPVSRVNLDTGILEPTNQGTNREALSRYVTILSPKRKRKKSRSDMVITCIKQTNKYESYLLHDCFHNPSNEM
- the LOC126699427 gene encoding uncharacterized protein LOC126699427, with the protein product MDGLEEKVSEFFGEDGNDSNKTLEDQHDGYGFDGNDSHDDPVERNLYWETQEVLLQEILENYSLTASRLRQELSRIIELAKESDYCKCSKPSSDGCIHCLRRGVVTLLCEKGFRATLCTSRWRHTKKFPGGSHEYIEVIASTASRKKQIAFLIELEFRDQFKIAKACDEYHKLTSQLPEYFIGKPDYLNAIVRVLCDAAKKSMKEKKIHMGPWRKRSFMQMKWSGSSERSSSPDDEFINKLPTLSFRQASESCLHVNASPAVVVT